Within Stella humosa, the genomic segment CCACGGCGAGACGGCCGATGGGCCGGTGCGCCAGGACACGGCCAAAGTCGGAAAGCGGTTGCCAGCTCCGACGCGCGACTGAAGCCAAGCACCCGCCACCGAGCAATCGGGGCGGGTGCGATCTCTAGAAGTCGGGGCCGCGGTCGCGGAGCAATGCGACCGGCAGCGTGCTCAGCAGGTCGGCCACCGCGATCCATCCGTCCTGCCCGGCGAACGGGCGGTCGGTCAGCACGTCGTAGAACCGTTCGGAAGCGGGGAGGAGCAGGCGCGTATCCCCCCAGGCCGAGGCGGGGATCGAGAGGCTGTCGTCCGCCACCAGCTTGGCAGGCCAGCGCGTCGCCACCGTCACGGCCGTGCCGTCATCCGTCCGGCGGGCGAATGCGACAACATGGTCGGCGCGTGGTCCCGTGACGGCCAGCGGTCGGTAGTCACCCCTCGCGAAAAGCGCCGGCCGGGCGGCGCGCAGGGCCAGCGCCCGCGCGAGGATGGCCTGCTTGATCCGCCCGTCGCGCCAGTTCCCGGCGAGTGTGGCCGGCGAAGCCCGGGATTCCAGGCTGGCGGCGCGCTGCGCGTAGTCGACCGGCCGGCGATTGTCGGGGTCGACCAGGCTGAAGTCCCAGAAGTCAGTGCCCTGGTAGGTGTCCGGCACGCCCGGCGCCGTCAGCCGCAGCAGCATCTGGGCGAGACCATTCACGGCCCCTGCGGCGGCAATGCGGCGCGCGAAGGCCGCCAGAGCGCGGACGGTTGCCGGGGTCGCCAGCAGACGGTCGAGAAAGGCGTGGGCGTCGGCCTCGTAGGCTTCGTCGGGCACGGTCCAATCGGTCGCGAGTTTCGCCTCGCGCAAGGCTTTGAGTTGCCACGCCGCCAGCCGATCGGCGAAGCGGGCGATGCCGGCGCGGTCGTCGGCCTGGAGGTCGAGGGGCCAGGCGCCGACGATCCCCTGGCACAGCATCAATGCATCGCCCGGCGACGGGGTATCGCCACCCGGCAACCAGCCGGCGACGGCGGCGGCCCATTCGTCGGGGATCTCGCTCAGGACCGCCAGGCGGGCGCGGACGTCTTCCCCGCGCTTGTGGTCGTGGGTGGCGGTCGCCAGCAGGGCGGCGGGAAACTGCTCCGCGCGGGTGGCCTGGCGGGCGTGGAAGTCGGCCGTCGACCGGGCAAAGATCGCCGGGTTGGAGCCGACCTCGTTGCGCGACAGCAGCCGGCCGTGCCGGTAGAAGGCCGTATCCTCGACCGACTTGGCGGTGACCGGCGCGGTCAACTGCTGGAACCGCGCGGCCGCCAGGCGATAGGCGCCTTCCATGCCGGCCGGTGCGGCGTGGCCGCCGAGCCAGCCGTCGACGAGGTCCAGCACGGCATGGTCGGCCCGCACCAGGTCCCGGCGCGCTGCCGCGGCAGCCCGGGCAAAGGCCGTGGCATCGGCGGCCGATCGCCCATCGGTGCCGACATAGGTGCGATAGACCGGGAAATGCGCCAGCAGCGCCGCCAGGCAGCGGCGGATCGCCGGCCGGGCAATGTCGCGGGTGGCGGGGTCGAGGCAGGCCAGGCGGTGCAGGGCGGCAACGGCGCCGTCCAGTTGGGCCGCGAAGCTGCGGTCCAGCATCTGGCGGCGCGCCGCCACTTCCTCGCTCGCGAAATCGGCTGGCCGGCCCGACCGTGCGGCCCACAGGCGGCCCAGCGGCCCGGCGCCGTCCGGGTGGTGCAGCAGGCTGCCGACCTCGTCCATGAAGTCGTAGCCGGTGGTTCCGTCGACCTGCCAGGCATCGGGCACCGGCTCGC encodes:
- the treY gene encoding malto-oligosyltrehalose synthase; protein product: MIPTNLRATYRLQLHAGFGFADAAGVVPYLARLGISHLYLSPILAARRGSPHGYDVIDPTRVNPELGGEDGFRALVATARSAGLGILLDIVPNHMAVGPENAWWQDVLAHGPTSRWAAAFDIDWHSEDPALAGRVLCPFLDRPYGEALAAGALTLEQEPVFGHGIRHHDTVFPLSPAGHRQVAADGLAAFDPATPDGRRRLHGVLERQNYRLAWWRSAGDAINWRRFFDVGELVSVRIEDPAVFDATHATILRLWGEGLLDGLRVDHVDGLADPEGYCRRLRAAMAEAAPGRPAWLLVEKILADGEPVPDAWQVDGTTGYDFMDEVGSLLHHPDGAGPLGRLWAARSGRPADFASEEVAARRQMLDRSFAAQLDGAVAALHRLACLDPATRDIARPAIRRCLAALLAHFPVYRTYVGTDGRSAADATAFARAAAAARRDLVRADHAVLDLVDGWLGGHAAPAGMEGAYRLAAARFQQLTAPVTAKSVEDTAFYRHGRLLSRNEVGSNPAIFARSTADFHARQATRAEQFPAALLATATHDHKRGEDVRARLAVLSEIPDEWAAAVAGWLPGGDTPSPGDALMLCQGIVGAWPLDLQADDRAGIARFADRLAAWQLKALREAKLATDWTVPDEAYEADAHAFLDRLLATPATVRALAAFARRIAAAGAVNGLAQMLLRLTAPGVPDTYQGTDFWDFSLVDPDNRRPVDYAQRAASLESRASPATLAGNWRDGRIKQAILARALALRAARPALFARGDYRPLAVTGPRADHVVAFARRTDDGTAVTVATRWPAKLVADDSLSIPASAWGDTRLLLPASERFYDVLTDRPFAGQDGWIAVADLLSTLPVALLRDRGPDF